A window of Macrotis lagotis isolate mMagLag1 chromosome 1, bilby.v1.9.chrom.fasta, whole genome shotgun sequence genomic DNA:
ccacagttccttctttggatagggatggtattttccatcacaagtcttttaaaattgtctttgattattgtgctgctgaaatgaacaaatccatcatggttgatcatcacccagtgttgctggAAGTAtgtttaatgttcttctggttttgcctATTTCacttgcatcaattcatgtaaatcttaacattcttttctgaaatcttgtcccttgtgatttctcatagaacaatagtgttccatcacatacgtatgccacaatttgttcagccattccccaattgatgggcatctcctcgattcccagttttttgccactgcaaaaatCACTGCTCTGtctgaacatttttgtacaaataagatttttgtcctttttcatgatttttttcaggatatagatccccgtagtggtattactgaatcaaaggttatgcacatttttattgctctttgggtataattctcaattgctttccagaaaggttggatcagttcacaactctaccaacaatgcattagtgttctagttttcccacatcccctctaacattgatcattttcctttctagtcatattggccaatctgataggtgtgaggtgatacctcaaagatgtctttatttgcatttctctaattattaatgatatagagcaaatttttcataagactagagatagctttgatttcttcaactgagaattgcctttccctatccttggaccatttatcaattgaggaatgccttttttttaaaataaatttgactcttttctctctatatagtTCTCTATATGTAGAAATGAATACTTTttcagaagtactagttgtaaaatttttttcctagcttattatatttcttttaatcttgattacagtggttttttttgtacaaaaactttttaatttaatgtaatcaaagttatccacctttttttttttttgtaatattctctgtcttctttggccataaactgctcctctttccttATGTgtgggatattccctcttaagagttaatattcttagtgaagttCTCTcggggttaaaaatcattaaaacaaagacagactattactcttagactattcttagaagaaagagggagagaaaccttgcattccaagccaggcaccctcctgattctgtgtGTGGGAGGGAGTAATAGACTACTTCCAGAGaaaccttgcatttttagttagtcacctatttgatgataaaactatcttaactgggagaacagtagactattcccatgagaaaaaccttgcattccaacgaagctcataagactccttgTTTGATGGTAAGTAGCCTGTTACTTTagtaagatagttataatcctgaaggttattctcaccatctggatggtgaggtaatattttatgaaaaccttttcattcttttctttgttgctggagtagatttttcacaagtagaatgtaactctgaagactaaccaatgagtcgatAGAGAGGGacgatagggaggaggaggggatcgTGTTAGACCATATGATCTTGCTTGACCATCAATTCGGGGCAggtccttgatcttcactacctttgtgagacttggagtgtgcccttttctctttttttttttttattttttttcccttttttttttttggtttttgcaaggtaagtggggttaagtggtttgcccaaggccacacagctaggtaattattaagtgtctgagattggatttgaacccaggtattcctgactccagggcgggtgctttatccactgcgccacctagccgccccgagtgtgcccttttctcgacaaaagccaaaataaattttctttttttgctcagaggagtggagtctctatattttttttaagtgcatttttatcccacacacagATGTGACAGATaatctattccttattctcctaattggtttataatattaccttttatgtctaaatcctttgcAAGCTTATCTTGGCATTGAGTGAGAGATTTTGGTCTATGCctggtttctgccatactatcttccagttttcccagtagttttattgaagagtgagttcttatcccagatgctggaatctttgagtttatcaaacaatagattattactgtcatttactgctatttcttttgcacctaatctattccacttgtcctcctctctatttcttggccagtaccaaacagttttttcTATCTCACTAAAGTATTGCTTTGGAAATTTAATTGGTatggaataaataatttaaattagtagaattatcatttttattatattagctcggtcTACCCACGAGCAGTTGACAATTGGCCTTATTTAAATGCCCTCTGAAGTTTTTAAAGATTCTCATTTCTAATGAgagaacatgcaaacaattatataccaataagatatgtgtataaatgtggtgtgtatgtgtatatgtatatgtatgtatgtatgtatataatgagATAAATTGGAGGTAGTCTTAAAGGGAAGGCATAGAGCTAATTAAAGGGGTTGAGCAAGTTTTCTTACTTAAAGAAAGTAGAACTTTAAGTGAGGTTTGAAGAGAGGGAAGCCAGGAAtttgagatgaggaagaagagcattTCTGGCAAGAGAGTCTGccttgtgtgaggaacagcaaagagATCAGTGTTACTATATCATAAAGTACATGCAGGGGAGTAAAAGTTTAAGACTGAAAGATAGAAAGGGAGGGGTCAGATTATAAAGgttttagaattttatatttgatattgaaGATTATAAggaaccactgaagtttattgaatagaggatGGGAGTCAATGACCATATCCGTTATTAGACCTGAGCTTTGAAAAATCACTTGGATACCTAAACTATGAGGAAGCAGGGAGACCAGTCAAAGGGCTAATTCAAGAGTGTAGGTAATAGGGCCTGTACCAGcatggtggcagtgtcagagaagatAGAAAAACTGAGATGTTGTAAAGGTATAATCAGGGACTTGGCAGTAAATTGCATTTGGTGTGAGAATAGAATTTGGAGCTGAGGATGACCCTAGATTGCAAGTCTGGATGATTGGTAGAATGGTAGTACCCTGAATagagaagttgggggggggggcctttTTTGAGAGGAAGGAGTACTAAAGAATTGAGTTTTGGACAGGCTGAACTTAAGTAGTCTATGGTCATTTAGTATGAAATGACCAGAAGGCATTTGAAACCAATCTTCACATGGCATGATTTTGAATCCTCTTACTAACCTGGTTATCTTTCTCTTACTCATAGGTTATCACTATTTAAATTAATATAGATACCAAACCACACTGATGATAGATACCACTTTGTCTTTAGATGCCTTTTTCACATAAACTGCTTTCTATTCACATCCCCTTCATTTTGTATGAATGTTaagcatgtgattttttttaacctgtgtAGGACTTTAcctttattcctattaaatttattattatagcctttgaaaatcttttttttaatgcttattctttcatttttgcattaGTTTTTTATCTCAGCTTTGTATTGTATGCACATTTCTTAAATGTACTATATATTTTAACCATCCAAATGagtgataaataaatatataaaatagaatcgGGTCAATGTCAAGAGTCCTGGGATACTTACACTTAAGAACTCACCTGTATGTtgtcattaattcattcattaatcaataaatattattgggTCTGGTCCTCCTAACTGCTTCCCGTTGTTGTATGCTCATATGATTTACTGAAATCTGGGTTAACTGTTTTTGGTATTCCCTTGACCCATTGATCAAGGAAATACTAAAGACATATCATAATTTCTTGATATCTCCATGAGCCTTCTCTGTGAACAAAGTATGGAAAAGCATTTAAAGTAAAATCAAAGTCTGATGAGTGTGTGTGACATTTTATGCTCATAGTTCCCAAACTTCCATTTGAAGGAGACAGTTTCATTAACTTATTTCTCCTTTGGGTCCAAGATTTGCATTACTATTGCATTTTTAATGATTGCTTCCCTTCTAAATACTATAAACTATTTTCTCACTTGAGTATTAATAATGTATtttagaatgtttttttaaaaaaatttttaggtttttgctaggcaaatggggttaagtggcttgcccaaggccacacagctaggtaattattaagtgtttgagaccagatttgaacccaggtactcctgactccagggccggtgttttttccactgcaccacctagctgcccctatattttaGAATGTTAGCAGGAATTGATGTCAGGCTCACCTATAGTTTGAAATATataccttctttcccttctttattaGGACATGCTTTGTCAGGTTCTAATGTACCTCTTCTAATTCCTACAGTTGTACTCTTTAAGGATAGCAATTCATTAAGATCTCTCATATTCTCCttatttactttaaatattttttttctttttaaccgtttttgttctttccttcctgatgaaaaattaattttgcttGGTAAGGAAAACTGTGGAAAAATTAAGTAATTGTGTCTTCTGCCTTTGATTGTCTTCCTCCCATGCATTGCAAACAAGTTCTGTACATTACTTGATTTTCCTCAAGATCTCTTTCATATTGAGAGCTTTTTTGATGCAAAGAGTGAATCTTACATAAATATTCCATGTTTATAAACTTTTTCTTATGCCCTTTTCAGCTTTTTGGATGTCTTTCTAAAATCATTCTGCATTGGTTagctaattaaaataaatttgacaaatcATTATATCAGtataatataaactccttgagtgcAAATCATACCTcatttttgtaattgtatttctagtttttatcatattattgaTATGTAGTAGGTATTATtgtaaattagaatttttttgcaTAAGACCCACATTCTTATTCATTTTAGGGGGTGATACTAATCCTATGACttgttttcatttacttttatttttttgagtttggtgagaaattatcaaaaaaaatttttttatttatttgtttttccaacaacttGCAGTGGTAATTTTaaccattcattcttttgcaaggttttgagttttatgtttttctccttccctcttttccctccccctccccttgagaacaatctgatataggctctttATTTATCACTGTGCTAAACAATAGaaccatattaattatgttgtgaaagaacaaacagaagaaaaaaattaggaaaaaaatgtaatacataagatgacttttaaaaatcgaagatagtaagctttggtctgcatttaactcaactccacagttccttctctggatatggatgatattttccatcacaagtcttttaaaattgtctttgattattgtactgttgaaataaACAAGTctaacatagttgatcatcacccagtgttgctataagtatttttaatgatcttctggttctattcacttcacacAGCtttaattcatgcaagtctttccaggcattTCTAAAGTCCCAttcttcatgattttttatagaacatcACATACCATAccatatgccacctagccacccccgggaGATATGTTTAAATTAACAAGAGAAGAAGCTGTTcctgattatttttttatgtcttttctaATATAGCTAAATGACATGTGTCTGAAACTTTTTAAGACTGCATAtggtaggggcagttaggtggtgtagtggataaagcacctgtcctggagtcaggagtacctgggttcaaatccggtctcacacacttaataattacctagctgtgtggccttgggcaagccacttaaccccgtttggcttacgaaaaaaaccttaaaaaaaaagactgcatgTAGGTATCATTGAGGCAGTATAATGCCGTATGTAGAGAGATTAAGTCATGAAGGCTTAGATTCAAAATTTACCTCTGACATGTTGGCTTTATGATTGTTTGAAGAAGTTAAGTTGGCTTAAAAGGTACTGATTTTGCAATGAAAGCTTCTATgcagatgaaatcacaaatccagcaAAAGCATATACTATATActgtataaatataaaagaaaaatttaccttttgctttccttttaaaaaataattcaaagtagaaatattttaataaagaagATATGAAAAATTTATCAGCAAATTGAATCACTTTTTAATGTGCAATGCATTATGCTAGAATGGAAGGCAGGAGAAGGAGGAAGTACAAAATCTTAAATTAAGACCTTGATTTGGATTTATTTCTAGtccttagaattttagaaatactCTCAAGGTTTAATTGGTAAAATGTatgtttactgttttttttttaagttttttacaGGTTGGTGGATAATGATTGATGCAGCAGTGGTATATCCTAAACCAGAACAAATGAACCATGCTTTTCATACATGTGGAGTGTTTTCCACATTAGCTTTTTTCATGTAAGTATGAAGGTAATTCTAAAAgttgagattatttttttttagttttttttattttgagatatttTTCTTAGAATAGTTAATATATGGCTTGATAAATGAGAAACACTCAGACTATAAAGTTTTCCTAAGAAGtaataaccaaataaataaaaaggaattctTGCTGTCATTTTAGCATTAGATCCTGAACTTTGCTTTAACTTAAGTAGGAAGAAAAAGTTATCTTTAAGCTGAATAAAGTGGGCAAGttattatacatatttccaagttctaaaacatttttctccataattttactatctgaatttttttcttaaagttcaaAAACTGTTCAGGAACAGCCAAAAGTAAGCTACTGTTGTATTGGTGGCCTTGGCATAATCTAATATTGCTAtacagattttgtttttaaaaaaaagtaataaagggAAGTtgagtcctgattcatatcataTATAACAGGAAGTAAAAATTTAAGAAGTGTGTTGTATTCTGAGTGTCCTTTAGGAATAAGATAAAGTATCATTTCTAACCACAGAGTACCTGTGGTTTCACAAATGTGTATTTAGTTGCCTTCTTGTTTTGTGATTAAGAAACAAGTTATTCAAAGAGAATGTATTATTCgaagacatttattttaaaaaatcatatgtggatcatatttttttgtgtgtgtttgtgtattctAGGATAAATGCTGTGTCAAATGCACAAGTGAGAGGTGATAGCTATGAAAGTGGCTGCTTAGGGAGAACAGGTAGGTAGAATCTATTTTGACTGACTCTTGGGTTtactataaatgaagaaaaattggcAAAGTATGCTTTAAATTATAAAAACTGAGTTCTTTTTGCAGAACTAATAATTGGGTCCCAATATACATCTTTACAACTTTTTATAGTCTTACCATGGGTTAAATACcctataaagataaaaaatttttcaagaaatttgtaCTTGTGATAATGTGTTGTTCTTTGTGTATTATACACTAATTAGTTGGTCTCaggctttgatttatttttcttggagggatGGTGGATTTTTATGTTTATCTTCTTATTTCCCCCCAATGAGCAAATTTAGTTGGGTTTGGTAACTATCATATTCAAAGATTGAAcctatgactttttaaaatcaattgatTGAATTATCCAAAGACTTTGATATTATTATGTagatgtgtatacatgtatatgtgtatacgtATACACATGTCTATATGtactcatacacatatataggtataGTTGCATATGCATAGATATACATGTCTATGTACAcaaatacatgcatgtatgtatataggcacatataaataaatagatagcaATGAATGGCATATACTAACCATTTTGTCTGTTTGCTTatgatatatatatttcttaatatgCATTCTTTTGGTTGTACATAACATCTTTACCTGTATGCTGTAGTATAGCCTTCTTGATATCACTTCATAAATGACATTTTATCTCTTGTCCCTTTACCTTTGCACCTGTATTCCCTATGTTTGGAGtagactctttttttgttttcttcaaaactcaaatGCTATCTTCTACATGAAGCTTTTCCTTCTAGATGATAATTCTTTCCCACCTACCATTTACTTGCTTGTATATAGCTTGCAACTTTAATCTCCCCCATTAGTATATAAGGTTGCTGAAGGCAAGGATTATTTCGTTTTTGTCTCTGAAGCTACAGTCTTGAGCATAGTGCCTGCCAAATAATAGGTGCTTGATAAgaacttgttgattgattagggAAACATCTAAATTTTcactcaataatttttaatccCTATTAAACTTCCTTATAATAAACTTCTCTAGGTATCTGATACTTTCATCACACTGGAATTTCATTGCAATGAATAATAATCACATTCCCAGCTTTTGAAAGGGCAGTAGATTAAATTGAGCAGATGTCCAActtctttattatctttttttttttttttttttttttttaggtttttgcaaggcaaatggggttaaagtggcttgcccaaggccacacagctaggtaattattaagtgtctgagaccagatttgaacccaggtactcctgactccagggccggtgctttatccactgcgccacctagtcacccctgtaTTATCTTTTAATACTATAGAACTACCATTGATGCTCTCAAACTTgatgttttgttatgtttttattttgacatGACTTACTTTGTTGAATCTTCTAAACTTTTACTGTGATCCTTCATCACAGTATGGAAATGATCCTGCGTTTCTGAAGGCTATGGATCTACTAGGCTTTGAAAGTTTAGAACATAGACTTGATGATGGATTGAATAAGTATCTGTCATATGTGATACAACTTAGCTGAACTGTTAGGCTCATTACTGGATTGGTCATATAGTGAGGGACTTTTTGACTGAATCCACTCTTGAACAGAGGTGCTAAACTGTAAAGCATTCTGTCAATTCAGAGAGTACCACCACCAAAATTACAATTCCTTTAAGTATTCTTGAACTGTCTTGGTAGTTGgacttactttttatttttattttttgttctttctgcttttctaatAGGAATGTTTGGAGAATTTGAGGTATTTAGAAGAATTatttgagatattttgaagaattatttcCATTGGTTTGTCACATAGAATTTTATTCAGTCTTGTTTCATCTGCCTAATTAGCATTGTAGgtgttattttttccccttgttgGACAAAAGTACTCTAAAAAGTTTAATTTCTCAGTTtaaacttgaataaaagaaaacaaaaagaggtACTTCTTAATCTAACTCCTATGGGAATGCTCTAGAAATTGGGTGACAAGAAGGCATTTGGATAGGGGGATCAAGAGGCCCTAAACTTTTGGCCTTCCTATTGTTCCTCCTTTCCTTaagctaaatttctttttttcttttttttttttgcaaggcaatggggttaagtggcttgctcaaggccacacagctaggtcattattaagtgtctaaagctggatttgaactcaggtcctcctgactccagggctggtgctctatccactgcaccacctagccgcccctaagctaaatttctaagaaagaaaaagctCAGAAATCAGCAGTGAGTGTGGTTCAGTGGCAGGAACTTTCTTTTGAAAtcggaagacatgaattcaagttttgagctttagtttttttttgtaaagtagaAATTTTGCTTTAGAGGGTTAGTAATAACTagtataatagtcaaaataagtTGTACATAATGatgaatgatgataatgaaaaatatgattgatattttcttccagtgataaaataaaacctcagctgtaataataagcatttaaataatgctttaaatttgcaaagcccttttcttactttctcttgTTTGATTCTTGTTATttatcttttgatcttgttatcttcaTCTCATAGCTGAGAACTCAGGGGAAGTGGTTTGCCCATGTTCTCCCTAATGATCATgtaaggtaaaatttgaacttgtgtcttcctgactgtaaGGGAGTCAGTCATTTGGGATAGGTTCATTTTCTAGAAAGCTGGAAATTTGGCATTTGTAAGTAGCAGAACTGAAGGATCATTTTGAAGAGAATCTTTGTGAAATGTCCTAGTTCTTGCCTCATGAAATTAAATGCATGGAACACAGGGCCACCTTTCTTCATGATGCGGGTCATTTGGGCCAACATCCATTGCTGTGTACGGGATGTTGGTTTTCATGGCCTGGGAAGGTAGTCAGGGCTACTTTGTTCTCATACTAAATGGCCTCTTTCTACTTTCTGTAaattttttgtttcctccttggCTTCAAttacatttactttatttatttatacttaatttatttatacttaatttattattcttaatttttaatatcCTGGATATCAGAGAAACAAATATTGCTACAGCTTTTTGACAACTCTTCAAGCTAGCCAGGCAGCTTCTCGTGTGTTTTACAGTTCTCAGTTGTGTATAATGGTAGGTGATGATGCTGAAACGCAGGGTGTGGGATTGATGAAGTTGTCCCAGGtgtggagaaataggaaaatgaacaaaatgataAATCCTATCTTACTTACAGGTGCTCGAGTTTGGCTTTTCATTGGTTTCATGTTGATGTTTGGTTCGCTTATTGCTTCGATGTGGATTCTTTTTGGTGCATATGTTACTCAAAGTAAGTTCATTCTTTcctagttagttttttttttaatgttaatataATCAACTTTAGTTTGTCTTAACTTGTTATCCAtctaatataaaatttgttttaaaatttagtgTGGAGGTAATGCActtaagtttaaaaatgtttttagtttGATCATTTTCAGAAATCCAGTTGTTTTTGCAGGTTCTAGTTCCTTTGAGGAAGGCActaaaatttgtctcagtttctctggCTGAAGTAGGAAAAATGCTGTTTAATTCCCAAAGAATGTATAAATTGGTCTTTTCTAAAAGTAAGGGTATTGTTTTTTCTTCAAGTtaccaagtatttatttatttatttatccattcatttatttaggtGAGACCATGGAATTGTGACTGGCTGaggttcacacagttaataagtatctgaagctggatttgaactcaagtcctcctgactctgggattggtgttctatccactgcaccacctagttgtacccatgcatttatttttttttccccacccaccttcactggaaaaaaatagaaaaatatgctcttaaaaaataagcataatcACAACAAATTCCTATAGTGTCCAGGTCTAAAAAATTATGTCCCTTTTTGCATATTAGGAGATTTTATTATGAACCTAACAAACAGCAGTAAATGTGAACATTTTagtatacaaagaataaaatataataaattgtatGAAACTATGAAACCTCTTTaagcacagatttttttttaagtggatatTACATTTAACATGATGCTTTTTTGGTCTACTGGGTTTGGTACTGATCTTAATAAAGTGAGTTAGCTTATTGGATGAaagttaaatataaagaaattaaatatatagaatgaaatattctgaTGGTTTTTGAGCTCATCTGGACATTATTACTAATACAgtacttattttgtatttatccttgTGGAATGAATGTAATTTTTGTTAGGGGACATTTCCATGATGTGTAATATTTCACTGCAGAGATTTTTAGTAAATAATATATTAGTTGGTGTTATTTACTTCAGTTTGCTGTATTTAAAGCCTGCTAGGAATTTAATTAGTTCTTTCATCCTGTAACAACCATGAAAATAGTTTCAAAATTACTTTTCTACAACAATCTATTGCAATTTTATAATGATAGATTGctaggccttggagtcaggaatacctaagttcaaataatgtttatccttcattatttttttaaattttttatttttttagatttttgtaaggcaaatggggttaagtggcttgcccaaggccacacagctaggtaattattaaatgtctgagaccggatttgaacccaggtactcctgactccatggctggtgctttatccactacgccaccaagCCCCACCCCCCCTCcttcattttctgtcttttttttaaagaccagGATGtttattggggagggggaggggaacagATAGAGGATTCACAGATTCTTCAGCCACTGGAGGGAAGGACCCTCAGGGTCCTGAGGATGGCTGGGTATGTCGGGCATGTTGCCATCATCTCGAACGGGAACAGGGTAGTTGTAAGGTGTGGCCCGGTTCATCATGCCCGCATACTTGGTATGGGGGCTTAAGGGGGGTAAGAGCAGAGCCATGGTGCCGATGGTGAAGGACATGGTCACCACGGGTTCCTTGGCCCAGGCCTCCTTCAG
This region includes:
- the TMEM50B gene encoding transmembrane protein 50B isoform X2, translating into MAGFLDNFRWPECECIDWSERRNAVASVVAGVLFFTGWWIMIDAAVVYPKPEQMNHAFHTCGVFSTLAFFMINAVSNAQVRGDSYESGCLGRTGARVWLFIGFMLMFGSLIASMWILFGAYVTQNTNVYPGLAVFFQNALIFFSTLIYKFGRTEELWG
- the LOC141506892 gene encoding NADH dehydrogenase [ubiquinone] 1 alpha subcomplex subunit 3-like, with translation MPWSSLKMKDGRSGTMAGRLGRFLKEAWAKEPVVTMSFTIGTMALLLPPLSPHTKYAGMMNRATPYNYPVPVRDDGNMPDIPSHPQDPEGPSLQWLKNL